One segment of Pseudanabaena sp. FACHB-2040 DNA contains the following:
- the bamD gene encoding outer membrane protein assembly factor BamD, producing the protein MTAESIDLARVEYAYGQDAFERGRYREAVEHLEKAVAIARPTSPLGGEVQIWLVNAYFAVSRQPDAIALCDTLTRHPDYETRKQAKNLLYILQAPSLQKREDWNTKIPDLASLEGGGSNAGTYTAPPKRAPRKKKIEDEEPIDLSQVNTRDNLFLWIALGAIALLLGGLAWFS; encoded by the coding sequence GTGACGGCAGAATCGATTGACCTGGCTAGAGTCGAATACGCCTATGGGCAAGATGCCTTTGAGCGCGGGCGGTACCGGGAAGCCGTTGAGCATTTAGAAAAGGCGGTTGCGATCGCACGTCCTACCTCCCCCTTAGGCGGCGAGGTTCAGATCTGGCTAGTCAACGCGTACTTTGCCGTTAGCCGTCAGCCCGATGCTATTGCCCTATGCGATACGCTCACTCGCCACCCCGATTACGAAACACGCAAACAGGCAAAGAACCTGCTCTATATTCTTCAGGCTCCTAGTCTGCAAAAGCGGGAAGATTGGAATACAAAGATTCCCGACCTAGCTAGTTTAGAAGGCGGCGGCAGCAACGCCGGAACTTACACGGCTCCCCCCAAACGCGCGCCCCGCAAGAAAAAAATTGAAGACGAAGAACCCATCGACCTAAGCCAAGTCAACACCCGCGATAACCTGTTTCTCTGGATTGCGCTGGGTGCGATCGCACTTTTACTAGGGGGCCTAGCCTGGTTCAGCTAA